The following coding sequences lie in one Anguilla rostrata isolate EN2019 chromosome 8, ASM1855537v3, whole genome shotgun sequence genomic window:
- the LOC135261006 gene encoding polyadenylate-binding protein 2-B-like isoform X3, with amino-acid sequence MAEFGNGLAEESLLDSDPGHPELEDTGVGDDEPGLEEGDAAIEDPELEAIKARVREMEEEAEKLKELQNEVEKQMNLSPPPAGPVIMSLEEKMEADGRSIYVGNVDYGATAEELEAHFHGCGSVNRVTILCDKFTGHPKGFAYIEFSDKESVRTAMALDESLFRGRQIKVGAKRTNRPGISTTDRGFPRARFRSRGGNFSSRSRYYSGYTPPRGRGRAFRGRGRTTSWYSPY; translated from the exons ATGGCCGAGTTCGGAAACGGGCTAGCAGAGGAATCGCTGCTGGACTCAGACCCAGGACATCCAGAGTTAGAGGACACTGGCGTGGGCGATGACGAGCCTGGACTAGAAGAAGGAGATGCAGCTATTGAGGACCCG gagctggaggctATCAAAGCCcgggtgagagagatggaggaggaagcagagaagcTGAAGGAGCTCCAAAACGAGGTGGAGAAACAGATGAATCTCAGCCCTCCGCCTG CTGGTCCTGTCATCATGTCCCTTGAGGAGAAGATGGAGGCTGACGGCAGGTCTATTTACGTAGGAAAC GTGGACTACGGCGCCACGGCGGAGGAGCTGGAGGCTCATTTCCACGGCTGCGGCTCGGTCAACAGAGTCACCATCCTCTGCGACAAGTTCACCGGACACCCCAAAGG GTTTGCTTACATTGAGTTTTCAGACAAAGAGTCTGTACGGACAGCCATGGCCCTGGACGAGTCTCTGTTCAGAGGGAGACAGATCAAG gtGGGAGCAAAGAGGACGAACAGGCCAGGCATCAGCACCACAGACCGCGGCTTTCCCAGGGCTCGCTTCCGATCGAGGGGAGGAAACTTCTCCTCCCGTTCGCGCTACTACAGTGGCTACACGCCCCCTAGAGGAAGAGGACGGGCCTTCCG ggGCCGAGGCCGAACGACATCGTGGTATTCCCCTTACTAA
- the LOC135261006 gene encoding polyadenylate-binding protein 2-B-like isoform X1 — MAEFGNGLAEESLLDSDPGHPELEDTGVGDDEPGLEEGDAAIEDPELEAIKARVREMEEEAEKLKELQNEVEKQMNLSPPPAGPVIMSLEEKMEADGRSIYVGNVDYGATAEELEAHFHGCGSVNRVTILCDKFTGHPKGFAYIEFSDKESVRTAMALDESLFRGRQIKVGAKRTNRPGISTTDRGFPRARFRSRGGNFSSRSRYYSGYTPPRGRGRAFRFQDQWRLSTPPSPVATVPPTVSAAPLALSAPAVHTHPILSMWGGGAGGQGDHRPTAGGVYYNHKR, encoded by the exons ATGGCCGAGTTCGGAAACGGGCTAGCAGAGGAATCGCTGCTGGACTCAGACCCAGGACATCCAGAGTTAGAGGACACTGGCGTGGGCGATGACGAGCCTGGACTAGAAGAAGGAGATGCAGCTATTGAGGACCCG gagctggaggctATCAAAGCCcgggtgagagagatggaggaggaagcagagaagcTGAAGGAGCTCCAAAACGAGGTGGAGAAACAGATGAATCTCAGCCCTCCGCCTG CTGGTCCTGTCATCATGTCCCTTGAGGAGAAGATGGAGGCTGACGGCAGGTCTATTTACGTAGGAAAC GTGGACTACGGCGCCACGGCGGAGGAGCTGGAGGCTCATTTCCACGGCTGCGGCTCGGTCAACAGAGTCACCATCCTCTGCGACAAGTTCACCGGACACCCCAAAGG GTTTGCTTACATTGAGTTTTCAGACAAAGAGTCTGTACGGACAGCCATGGCCCTGGACGAGTCTCTGTTCAGAGGGAGACAGATCAAG gtGGGAGCAAAGAGGACGAACAGGCCAGGCATCAGCACCACAGACCGCGGCTTTCCCAGGGCTCGCTTCCGATCGAGGGGAGGAAACTTCTCCTCCCGTTCGCGCTACTACAGTGGCTACACGCCCCCTAGAGGAAGAGGACGGGCCTTCCG GTTTCAGGACCAGTGGAGGCTGAGcacccccccttctcctgtGGCGACCGTGCCCCCTACTGTCTCGGCAGCGCCTCTCGCCCTCTCTGCTCCCGCTGTCCACACTCACCCAATCCTGTCaatgtgggggggtggggccggggggcAGGGCGACCACCGCCCCACAGCAGGGGGGGTTTACTATAACCACAAGCGCTGA
- the LOC135261006 gene encoding polyadenylate-binding protein 2-B-like isoform X2: MQLLRTRCVLQELEAIKARVREMEEEAEKLKELQNEVEKQMNLSPPPAGPVIMSLEEKMEADGRSIYVGNVDYGATAEELEAHFHGCGSVNRVTILCDKFTGHPKGFAYIEFSDKESVRTAMALDESLFRGRQIKVGAKRTNRPGISTTDRGFPRARFRSRGGNFSSRSRYYSGYTPPRGRGRAFRFQDQWRLSTPPSPVATVPPTVSAAPLALSAPAVHTHPILSMWGGGAGGQGDHRPTAGGVYYNHKR; encoded by the exons ATGCAGCTATTGAGGACCCG gtgtgttctgcaggagctggaggctATCAAAGCCcgggtgagagagatggaggaggaagcagagaagcTGAAGGAGCTCCAAAACGAGGTGGAGAAACAGATGAATCTCAGCCCTCCGCCTG CTGGTCCTGTCATCATGTCCCTTGAGGAGAAGATGGAGGCTGACGGCAGGTCTATTTACGTAGGAAAC GTGGACTACGGCGCCACGGCGGAGGAGCTGGAGGCTCATTTCCACGGCTGCGGCTCGGTCAACAGAGTCACCATCCTCTGCGACAAGTTCACCGGACACCCCAAAGG GTTTGCTTACATTGAGTTTTCAGACAAAGAGTCTGTACGGACAGCCATGGCCCTGGACGAGTCTCTGTTCAGAGGGAGACAGATCAAG gtGGGAGCAAAGAGGACGAACAGGCCAGGCATCAGCACCACAGACCGCGGCTTTCCCAGGGCTCGCTTCCGATCGAGGGGAGGAAACTTCTCCTCCCGTTCGCGCTACTACAGTGGCTACACGCCCCCTAGAGGAAGAGGACGGGCCTTCCG GTTTCAGGACCAGTGGAGGCTGAGcacccccccttctcctgtGGCGACCGTGCCCCCTACTGTCTCGGCAGCGCCTCTCGCCCTCTCTGCTCCCGCTGTCCACACTCACCCAATCCTGTCaatgtgggggggtggggccggggggcAGGGCGACCACCGCCCCACAGCAGGGGGGGTTTACTATAACCACAAGCGCTGA